A portion of the Marinobacter alexandrii genome contains these proteins:
- the radA gene encoding DNA repair protein RadA — protein MAKVKTVFYCQSCGTESAKWVGKCPSCGEWNTYVEEVVSKSTSNVPEFSVEKSIPINIKEAGGNAASKRMVTGISELDRVLGGGIVAGSLVLVGGEPGIGKSTIMLQMAVRLQKKTLYVSGEESAEQIKMRADRIGTTADQCFLFAETSLSEVIKQAESLAPDILVIDSIQTLHSERLEAAIGSISQVKECTGQLMKFAKQKGIPIFLIGHVNKDGAIAGPKVLEHMVDTVLQFEGDRHLSYRILRTIKNRFGSTSELGMFEMNANGLREVTNPSEILISPREPGLSGIGLGATLEGNRPLILETQALVSPTSYGNPQRSTTGYDYKRLTMLLAVMEKRLGIRLSTQDVFLNIAGGLKVQDTALDLAICSAIFSSFEDAPIGDDVCFAAEVGLGGEIRPVSRIENRINEAEKLGFKEIYISKHNLKAKDMDQFKIKVLSFSKLSDTFRHLF, from the coding sequence ATGGCAAAAGTTAAAACCGTCTTTTATTGTCAATCATGTGGTACCGAGTCTGCAAAATGGGTAGGAAAATGTCCGTCATGTGGTGAGTGGAACACTTATGTAGAAGAGGTAGTCTCAAAAAGCACGTCAAATGTGCCAGAATTCTCAGTAGAAAAAAGTATTCCCATCAACATTAAAGAAGCCGGTGGAAATGCTGCGAGTAAGCGAATGGTCACAGGAATTAGTGAATTGGACAGAGTTTTGGGGGGAGGTATCGTTGCAGGTTCTCTTGTTTTGGTTGGCGGTGAACCTGGAATAGGGAAGTCGACCATTATGTTGCAGATGGCTGTCAGGCTACAAAAGAAAACGCTCTATGTATCCGGTGAAGAGAGTGCGGAGCAAATAAAGATGCGAGCTGATAGAATAGGGACTACTGCTGATCAGTGTTTTTTGTTCGCTGAAACAAGCCTATCGGAAGTTATTAAACAAGCAGAAAGCTTAGCGCCAGATATTCTTGTGATTGATTCCATTCAAACGCTGCATTCAGAACGATTAGAAGCTGCAATCGGATCAATCTCTCAAGTCAAAGAATGTACTGGGCAGCTAATGAAGTTTGCTAAGCAAAAAGGAATTCCAATTTTTTTAATTGGCCATGTGAATAAGGATGGTGCCATTGCTGGACCGAAAGTGCTGGAACATATGGTTGATACTGTGCTCCAATTTGAAGGTGATAGGCATCTTTCATATCGGATCTTACGAACGATCAAAAATAGATTTGGGTCTACTTCAGAGCTTGGCATGTTTGAAATGAATGCTAATGGGCTGAGGGAAGTGACCAATCCGTCAGAAATACTCATCTCGCCAAGAGAACCTGGACTAAGCGGCATTGGCTTGGGAGCGACCTTAGAAGGAAACAGGCCTTTGATACTTGAAACACAGGCTTTGGTTAGCCCTACTAGTTATGGAAACCCTCAACGAAGTACAACCGGATATGACTATAAAAGATTAACCATGCTCTTAGCTGTAATGGAGAAACGTCTAGGTATTCGTCTGAGTACTCAGGATGTATTTCTGAATATTGCTGGTGGACTTAAAGTCCAGGATACAGCATTAGACTTAGCTATCTGTTCTGCTATATTTTCTTCTTTTGAAGATGCTCCAATTGGAGATGATGTTTGCTTTGCTGCAGAAGTAGGCTTAGGAGGAGAAATTAGACCCGTTAGCCGTATTGAAAACAGAATTAATGAAGCAGAGAAACTAGGATTTAAAGAAATATATATTTCAAAGCATAAC